The genomic DNA AATGTGGACAATATTACTAACAAGCTCTTAGAAAACAATTCTCTGTCTTTGAGACCTTTTGACATACATCAGTGTAAGGGCTTAACATATTTGACCCTTGGTGTCGCTCTTGAGCTATTAGAAGTGTATCATTGCCCTGAACTGGCTATGATTAATATAGTTAAAGGTTCAGGTGGTCTAAAGTATCTAAGGATTGCAAGTTGCCCATCTCTTTCAGAGTGGGTGTTTGTCCAAAGTATGAGTACAACACTTGTACAATTGGTACTAGGTCCATTCATGGAGGAATTAGAAGAATTTCTATGGCCATTCTCTTCTTTAGCTGCTTCTGTAATTTCCTTTACTAAACTTAAAGATCTAAATCTGCATGGTTGGGATAATGTGAAGTCAATACTGCCTTCAGGGAAAATTGGGGACCGTCTCTCCTCCGCCTTCCCTGCCTTGGCTGAATTGGGTATACATGATTTTGAAGGAGTGAAAGCTCTCCCGGATTTACTAGCAGAGCTTCCAACTCTTAGAGACCTATATATTTATAATTGTGAGAATTTGTGCAGTTTACCCTCATTTCACAAATCTAATAGCCCTCGATATATGGAAGTATCTGGGTGTCCTGTTCTTGCagaaagatgcaaaaaggagggAGGGCCAGAGTGGTTCAAGATTCATCATATTCCAATTATAGATCGGTAAAACTACATCTACATATCTCTCTTCGTTTTGTTTTGTGTTATTTATTACTCTGAAAATATTTGGATTTTCTGGTTGAATCAGGTCATATTAATGAACTATCACTACCTTCCTGCTAGTGAATCGAAAATATTGCAGTTGCTTGTCGCATCAGGTCATATTAATCCAAGATATTTGATTGATGGTATATAGGAACAAAAAAATTGTTTGAGGTTTCAAAATTTTCAGGGCCGACCCTCAGTAGTTGTTTCCATCCATTAAAACGTTAAAAAACCAAAGGTTTGGAAAATAATAACTTGATGCTAGTAGAAACCGTGAGCACAAATGCTAGCTCTCTCAAGCATTTACAACTAGTATATATGAGGCAAATAACTTGACTACTGCAAACGATTTTTTAGTATCGTCTTTAATGCTTCATTTTTAATTTGGTTTTTTGATACATATATTCATGTTTAGATCCTGCTATTTTCACCAGCCTGTTCAGTGCCAGTTGTTTTGTACATGTTATGCTTTATTTGTCATATGTAACCTTTAC from Apium graveolens cultivar Ventura chromosome 5, ASM990537v1, whole genome shotgun sequence includes the following:
- the LOC141661403 gene encoding uncharacterized protein LOC141661403 isoform X1 yields the protein MLALSGIYFYSCVIDGKGDCSYTCLNVDNITNKLLENNSLSLRPFDIHQCKGLTYLTLGVALELLEVYHCPELAMINIVKGSGGLKYLRIASCPSLSEWVFVQSMSTTLVQLVLGPFMEELEEFLWPFSSLAASVISFTKLKDLNLHGWDNVKSILPSGKIGDRLSSAFPALAELGIHDFEGVKALPDLLAELPTLRDLYIYNCENLCSLPSFHKSNSPRYMEVSGCPVLAERCKKEGGPEWFKIHHIPIIDRSY
- the LOC141661403 gene encoding uncharacterized protein LOC141661403 isoform X2; the encoded protein is MLALSGIYFYSCVIDGKGDCSYTCLNVDNITNKLLENNSLSLRPFDIHQCKGLTYLTLGVALELLEVYHCPELAMINIVKGSGGLKYLRIASCPSLSEWVFVQSMSTTLVQLVLGPFMEELEEFLWPFSSLAASVISFTKLKDLNLHGWDNVKSILPSGKIGDRLSSAFPALAELGIHDFEGVKALPDLLAELPTLRDLYIYNCENLCSLPSFHKSNSPRYMEVSGCPVLAERCKKEGGPEWFKIHHIPIIDRS